In Bacillota bacterium, the following proteins share a genomic window:
- a CDS encoding Arc family DNA-binding protein, with the protein MATANIRMPDEIYARLKARAQAEGRSINELAVEILDRESRRWAARRALEEGRRLREEIRARHGELPDSAPEIRRDREERAGGA; encoded by the coding sequence GTGGCAACAGCCAATATCCGCATGCCTGACGAGATTTACGCGCGTCTCAAGGCCCGAGCCCAGGCCGAGGGCCGCTCGATCAACGAGCTGGCGGTCGAGATCCTCGACCGCGAGAGCCGGCGCTGGGCGGCACGACGGGCGCTCGAGGAAGGCAGGCGCCTCCGCGAGGAGATCCGAGCCCGGCATGGCGAGTTGCCCGACTCCGCGCCGGAGATCCGGCGAGATCGGGAGGAGCGCGCGGGCGGTGCCTGA